The window TCATTCATGATATTTGTGGTGAATAATTTGTTCTTTCTAAGATCAAATTCATTTAAAAAATCTTTAACCCGTGGAGACTCCAAATTGGTAGGGAGGTTATTAGTCCTTGTGTAAAAAATCAAATCATGATTTTTATTTTCGGCAACACTTAAGTATTCCGTTACGATCTCATGTTTCATATATTCCTTGAAAACTTCCTGTCCTTTATAAATGGCGAACGCACCATTGTAGGCGATAAAAGAGTCGATTTTCAGTTCTTTGGCTGTGTCCAATATTTCGTGAAGAGGTCTGCCAGTCGCCAAAACGACTTCGATTCCTTTCTTTTTCATTTCGTTAATTGCAGTGATTGTTGATTCTTCAATAGTATGGTCTGGTCGCAATATTGTGCCGTCCATATCTAAGAATAATATTTCATAATCTTTCATAGCTGAAACTCCTAACATTTTGTATTAATCCC of the Bacillus sp. 1NLA3E genome contains:
- a CDS encoding Cof-type HAD-IIB family hydrolase; this translates as MKDYEILFLDMDGTILRPDHTIEESTITAINEMKKKGIEVVLATGRPLHEILDTAKELKIDSFIAYNGAFAIYKGQEVFKEYMKHEIVTEYLSVAENKNHDLIFYTRTNNLPTNLESPRVKDFLNEFDLRKNKLFTTNIMNDILAMTVITNEQSERIYYPKFDGIFLSPVNVAGMHHCFDVIMENVNKGVAVQSMLEHLNIPREHSIAFGDGLNDKEMISFVGEGFAMGNGHPDLFSYAKHTTSTVNDSGIYNGLKSLGLLK